In Penaeus vannamei isolate JL-2024 chromosome 4, ASM4276789v1, whole genome shotgun sequence, a single window of DNA contains:
- the LOC113829537 gene encoding uncharacterized protein (The sequence of the model RefSeq protein was modified relative to this genomic sequence to represent the inferred CDS: added 73 bases not found in genome assembly), producing MWRRRGNLASACFGLLLLLSASATGEFLLQDFRSSDIFKPPDPSRTGLTPREDHDINLTDTGWFHDHELTDTSIPDFHDDHTRAGSAPEADELLAGGADLAAEESLSAPIFLTIVQRTKEADYFIDDHHPYPPPPPPPPPPPPPSEHSYEQEYYPPPPPPPHYHPYDPQPKYYRASEYGEPKYNPPDFYHETDHHHELEYYSSLPPPPPPPPPPHPKHVKGHYYEPPTYHPVIHHEPKHTDYLPPPPPPPPPPPPYHEPKYTKEAHYHAPDYYHHEINHYKSIPTKYEYHLNIHDRKDSYEPVYPPPPKYHHPSPAPYSTHAESIEEVKHEYRKGSRSFEHSVSRVPPVHVYGDDLYKDAPPHGFITAKYEAAHHPPPPYHHYSAPPPYPAHS from the exons GTGAATTTCTGCTTCAAGACTTCCGATCCTCAGACATCTTTAAACCTCCTGACCCAAGCAGAACGGGACTGACACCGAGGGAAGACCACGACATTAACCTGACGGACACGGGCTGGTTTCATGACCACGAACTCACTGACACAAGTATTCCAGACTTCCACGACGACCACACACGGGCAG GCTCGGCCCCTGAAGCAGACGAGCTCCTAGCAGGCGGCGCAGACCTCGCGGCCGAGGAGTCTCTCTCTGCGCCCATCTTCCTCACCATCGTCCAGAGAACCAAAGAGGCAGACTATTTCATTGATGACCaccacccttaccctcctcctcctcctcctccgcctcctcctccccctccttccgagCATTCCTATGAGCAAgaatattatcctcctcctccaccgccaccgcaTTACCATCCTTACGACCCACAGCCAAAATACTACCGCGCATCGGAGTACGGGGAGCCTAAATACAACCCGCCCGATTTTTACCATGAAACTGACCACCACCATGAGCTGGAATACTATTCTTccctgccgcctcctcctcctccccctcctccaccgcaCCCGAAACACGTCAAGGGCCATTACTATGAACCTCCGACCTACCACCCCGTTATCCACCACGAACCGAAACACACTGATTActtacccccgcccccacctccgcctccgccaccaCCCCCTTACCACGAACCCAAATACACGAAGGAGGCCCACTACCATGCTCCCGATTACTACCACCATGAAATAAACCACTATAAATCAATCCCAACCAAATACGAATACCACCTAAACATCCACGACCGGAAGGACAGCTATGAGCCcgtgtacccccctccccccaagtacCACCACCCTAGTCCTGCCCCCTACTCGACCCACGCAGAGTCAATAGAGGAAGTCAAGCACGAGTACCGCAAGGGGTCCAGGTCGTTCGAGCACAGCGTGAGCCGGGTGCCTCCCGTCCACGTGTACGGGGACGACCTGTACAAGGACGCTCCCCCGCACGGCTTCATCACGGCCAAGTACGAGGCCGCCCATCATCCGCCGCCGCCGTACCACCACTACAGCGCCCCGCCGCCTTACCCAGCCCACAG CTGA